The Elusimicrobiota bacterium DNA window ACGAGGACAGCGTTTTCATGACAGGCTAAAAGGGAACGGCCCATGGGCGAAAGAAATATCCGTCTCGGATTTGGGGGTCGCGCCCACCAAAAATAACGGCCCCCCCCCTTGTTCCGATTCCCTTTCAAATTCTCCCACCGACGAATCGACTTAACAAAATCCCCATGGATTGTCTCGGCGGATTTTATTTCCACCGGCCAGAGACGATCCCCGTAATCAACCAGGAGATCTATTTCTTCCCCTTTGTGATCCCGCCAAAAAGACAACGGAGGCTCCTCTCCTCGATGCCAAAAGTATTTTGCGATTTCCGAGACCACCCACGTTTCAAAAATGGCCCCTTTCAGCGGATGCGTCGGATTTTCTGGGCACCCGTCAGGATTCATCCAGCAATTCTCCCTAGGAAAATCGAGACGTCAACGTTTTCCGTGTTTGTTGAAGTTCCTTGGCAATCTCGCCTTCTTTGGGGAGTGCCGTCTTGTATTCCGCCGCCAAAACCTTATTGGGGAGCCCCGCCAACGCATAGTGGGCAACAGCGGCATCTTTTTCAGCGCAAAGAATGAGACCTACCGGAGGGTTTTCATTGGGATGAGTCCAATGTTCTTGGGCGTAATTGAGATAAAG harbors:
- a CDS encoding DUF1016 family protein → ARQKRLRVGNEWYRVDLVFFHRRLRALVLIDLKLNKFSHADAGQMHLYLNYAQEHWTHPNENPPVGLILCAEKDAAVAHYALAGLPNKVLAAEYKTALPKEGEIAKELQQTRKTLTSRFS
- a CDS encoding DUF4143 domain-containing protein, translating into MNPDGCPENPTHPLKGAIFETWVVSEIAKYFWHRGEEPPLSFWRDHKGEEIDLLVDYGDRLWPVEIKSAETIHGDFVKSIRRWENLKGNRNKGGGRYFWWARPPNPRRIFLSPMGRSLLACHENAVLV